One Cydia pomonella isolate Wapato2018A chromosome 14, ilCydPomo1, whole genome shotgun sequence DNA segment encodes these proteins:
- the LOC133525228 gene encoding uncharacterized protein LOC133525228: MAYGWCALGATGQSENGSCQSPQKRDDGKGMLVQGILRLRGGGSPPRDSKGRFTRGQTLKGVETGGTSVVDAGIQEEVEAAAAIHFEAARQPTVRVSRLPDNTGAHRAHKVGAKRVHPKDEDQGLENEPPKINSARRGRKASGAGSVAPRLKLKSSARVGTKAAGHYVGLSAARNKLRNSVGPDTEQEDEYMDDGDCWSESRASSDSEDTRPTPGTEVSLEAKETLVLEFTEGQIIEEVCSEAKNVLEEARKSGNLNGQVHGRINASCRRIIQAMQELQSREEGEELRILKADNKRMKQQLAQLQTETKALRKAYSERNKKAKAVAPASALEAHQLPEIVAAVFDEFKEDLKKELFTSLGNMINVRIGEVRALLPPAPTLRPPLAADRKRAAAAATTTAPPTARPNNLPDDPWTPLPVHAPVPAPVAKPRIMAEKALASTGSTLMPPARAAPGPKVPRRKQVTTEQVLQGAPPPPQNTEAWTEVKRRAKKHPRSKKAKATKPPIPAPRKKLPVPRSAAIVVALKPGVEASYASVMAKATTSLKLAEVGLEHVTMRKTADGARIIEIPGADNARAADDLRDKIEGLVGDVARVYRPVKMARVQVAGLDETATPDLVAAAVMAKGGCPKEQVKVGNIRMVRIGSGSALVQCPVTVANILLASGRLTVGWASAQIRALGVEPMRCYRCMGTGHTRATCPSPVDRSELCHRCSKPGHKVAECRAEPFCAVCHHAKRPHRHHMGGKGCSPPKARGLDTPARTPEASAPAPAKGETPMEGINATP, encoded by the exons ATGGCTTATGGCTGGTGCGCCCTGGGGGCAACG GGCCAAAGCGAAAACGGCTCTTGTCAGAGCCCACAGAAGCGGGACGATGGCAAAGGGATGCTGGTGCAGGGCATCTTGCGATTGAGGGGTGGCGGTTCGCCGCCACGAGACTCGAAGGGTCGCTTTACCCGTGGACAAACACTGAAAGGAGTGGAGACCGGGGGGACTTCGGTGGTGGATGCTGGGATCCAGGAGGAAGTGGAAGCGGCCGCAGCAATTCATTTTGAGGCTGCCAGGCAACCAACTGTGCGGGTATCTCGGCTCCCTGATAACACTGGAGCACACAGGGCACATAAAGTGGGGGCCAAAAGGGTCCACCCCAAGGACGAGGATCAGGGACTCGAAAACGAACCACCGAAAATAAATTCGGCTCGGAGGGGAAGAAAGGCCAGTGGGGCAGGGTCAGTGGCTCCCCGCCTCAAACTGAAGAGCTCAGCTCGAGTGGGGACAAAGGCTGCTGGTCACTACGTTGGGTTGTCGGCAGCCCGCAATAAGCTGCGTAACAGCGTGGGCCCAGATACCGAGCAGGAAGATGAGTACATGGACGACGGCGACTGCTGGAGTGAGAGTCGAGCATCCTCAGACTCGGAGGACACCAGGCCAACCCCCGGTACAGAAGTCTCCTTGGAGGCCAAGGAGACCTTGGTCCTGGAATTCACGGAGGGGCAAATAATTGAGGAAGTCTGCTCAGAGGCGAAAAACGTGTTAGAGGAGGCCCGCAAGTCCGGGAACCTAAATGGCCAGGTCCACGGCAGAATCAATGCCTCGTGTCGTCGCATCATACAGGCGATGCAGGAACTACAGTCCCGCGAGGAGGGGGAGGAGCTGCGTATCCTCAAAGCGGACAATAAGAGGATGAAACAGCAGCTTGCGCAACTCCAAACGGAGACGAAGGCGCTTAGAAAAGCTTACTCTGAACGGAACAAAAAAGCCAAGGCGGTGGCACCAGCGTCGGCACTAGAGGCACATCAATTGCCAGAGATAGTCGCGGCAGTGTTCGACGAATTTAAGGAGGACTTGAAAAAAGAACTCTTTACCTCCCTGGGAAATATGATAAATGTGCGAATAGGAGAAGTGAGAGCACTTCTTCCCCCGGCGCCGACACTCCGCCCGCCTCTAGCGGCGGACCGCAAAAGGGCAGCTGCGGCCGCCACCACGACGGCCCCTCCTACGGCTCGCCCGAATAATCTGCCGGATGATCCTTGGACTCCATTACCTGTTCATGCTCCGGTCCCTGCTCCCGTCGCGAAGCCCAGGATAATGGCAGAAAAAGCTCTAGCGTCAACAGGGTCAACGCTAATGCCTCCTGCGAGAGCCGCACCTGGCCCAAAAGTGCCGCGGAGAAAACAGGTGACCACCGAGCAGGTACTCCAGGGGGCTCCTCCTCCTCCCCAGAATACTGAGGCATGGACAGAAGTTAAGAGGAGGGCAAAGAAACACCCTCGATCGAAGAAGGCTAAGGCGACAAAGCCACCAATCCCGGCACCGCGAAAGAAGTTGCCGGTACCGAGGTCCGCTGCTATTGTAGTGGCACTGAAGCCGGGGGTGGAGGCATCGTACGCCTCTGTGATGGCCAAGGCAACCACGTCACTCAAGCTGGCGGAGGTCGGGCTTGAGCACGTGACGATGCGGAAGACGGCAGACGGCGCCCGCATCATCGAAATCCCTGGGGCTGACAATGCTAGGGCGGCCGACGATCTCCGCGACAAAATCGAGGGACTGGTCGGAGATGTAGCGAGGGTATACAGACCGGTTAAAATGGCAAGAGTACAGGTAGCCGGTCTGGATGAGACAGCTACCCCGGACTTGGTGGCTGCCGCGGTAATGGCAAAAGGAGGATGCCCCAAGGAGCAGGTCAAAGTGGGAAACATACGGATGGTACGCATTGGGAGCGGGTCAGCCTTAGTGCAATGTCCGGTTACGGTTGCCAACATCCTCCTAGCGTCTGGCCGTCTCACGGTGGGGTGGGCATCTGCCCAGATTCGAGCATTGGGTGTGGAGCCTATGCGTTGTTATAGGTGTATGGGCACCGGGCATACGAGGGCAACCTGCCCCTCGCCAGTGGACAGGAGCGAGCTCTGCCACAGGTGTAGCAAGCCTGGGCATAAAGTGGCTGAATGCAGGGCGGAACCGTTCTGTGCAGTGTGCCATCATGCTAAGCGCCCACATAGGCACCACATGGGAGGAAAGGGATGCTCCCCGCCTAAAGCCAGAGGCCTCGACACCCCCGCACGGACCCCGGAGGCATCAGCACCGGCGCCAGCAAAAGGGGAGACACCAATGGAGGGTATAAACGCAACGCCTTAA